GGACGCACCCGCAGCTCGGCCCGGTCAGCCCCGCCGAGTTCATCCCCCTCGCGGAGGCGACGGGACTTATCACCCCGCTCGGCGAGTGGGTGCTGCGCCGGGCCTGCGCGGACGCCCGGCACCTGCCTGCCGCGCTCGTCGTCGCTGTGAACGTCTCACCCGTGCAACTGGAGGACCCCAGCTTCCCCCACATGGTGCGGGCCGTCCTGCGGGACTGCGGCCTGCCTCCCGAGCGGCTGGAACTCGAACTCACCGAGACGGCGGTCATGCGTGACGTGGACCGCGCCCGGCACACGCTGGGGCAGCTCCGTGACATCGGCGTGCGCGTCGCCCTGGACGACTTCGGCACGGGCCACACCTCGCTGTCCTCACTGCGCGACCTGCCGCTCGACACCGTGAAGATCGACCGCTCCTTCGTCGCCGACCTGCGCGGCGGGCAGGCCCAGCCCTTCGCCCACACCCTGCTGGGTGCCCTGCTGCGCGTCGCCGACCTGCTCCACCTCGAGGTCGTGGCCGAGGGCCTGGAGGACGACGCCCAACTCCAGGCCCTCCACGACCTCGGCTGCCACATCGGGCAGGGCTACCTGCTGGGCCGCCCCGCTCCCCTCGCCGCCGCGCTGAGCGCCCCCTGGGGCCAGCACCCCCACGAGGAGCGGGAGCACGCGGGGGAAGTCCCGGCCTGGCCTCAGCCCGCCCGGCAGGAGTCGAGCGCCGTGAGCGCCCCCGGCAGCGTCCCCCGGTAGAGGTCGGCGGCGTCACCCTTCGTCCACCACGTCTGCCCCCCACCCACGTAGCGGGCACCGGACGCGCTGACCTGAACGCTCATCTCCACCCCCCGCCCGTTCACCACCACGCTGGCCCGCTGGCCCGTGTAGGTCGCCTCGATCCGGGTCCCGCCCTCGCAGACGTAGCGAATGACGGCGGGACCGCCTCCACCCGCGTGGGCCGGGGAGGAGGAGAGGAGGGCAAGCAGCAGGGCGGTGGTGCGTCGGTTTATGGGGCCTCCCGTGA
The nucleotide sequence above comes from Deinococcus sp. YIM 134068. Encoded proteins:
- a CDS encoding MliC family protein → MPATPFQSAVPEGVLCSGRGCHHGPFQLVTGGPINRRTTALLLALLSSSPAHAGGGGPAVIRYVCEGGTRIEATYTGQRASVVVNGRGVEMSVQVSASGARYVGGGQTWWTKGDAADLYRGTLPGALTALDSCRAG